One part of the Ursus arctos isolate Adak ecotype North America unplaced genomic scaffold, UrsArc2.0 scaffold_14, whole genome shotgun sequence genome encodes these proteins:
- the LOC125281550 gene encoding olfactory receptor-like protein OLF4 has protein sequence MDPGNYTGISEFQLLGFSEEPELQPLLFGLFLSMYLITAFGNLLIILAVSSDSHLHTPMYFFLANLSFVDICFTSTTVPKMLWNIQTQSKVITYAGCITQMYFFVLFTGLDIFLLTVMAYDHFVAICHPLHYTVIMNPWLCGLLALVSWILSVLYSLLHTSMVLRLSFCTEVEIPHFFCEVSQILQLACSDTFLNNMVIYFAATFLAVGSFIGILYSYSKIVSSICEISSAQGKYKAFSTCVSHLSVVSLFYCTVLGVYLSSAAPQSSHASAVASVMYTVVMPMLNPFIYSLRNRDIKEALMRFSGLTALKGSIVL, from the coding sequence ATGGACCCAGGAAACTATACAGGAATTTCAGAGTTCCagcttctgggattttcagaggaaccagaactgcagcccctcctatttgggcttttcctctccatgtacctgatcactgcatttggaaacctgctcatcatcctggccgtcagctctgactcccacctccacacccccatgtacttcttcctggcgaacctgtcctttgtagacatctgtttcacctccaccaccgtccccaagatgctgtggaacatccagactcagagcaaagtcataACCTATGCAGGCTGCATCACGCAGATGTATTTTTTTGTACTATTTACAGGATTAGACATTTTCCTCCTGACTGTGATGGCTTATGACcactttgtggccatctgtcaccccctgcactacacggtcatcatgaacccctGGCTCTGTGGACTGCTGGCTCTGGTATCCTGGATCCTGAGTGTCTTGTATTCCTTGTTACACACTTCCATGGTGTTgcggctgtccttctgtacagaggtggaaattccccactttttctgtgaagtcAGTCAGATTTTACAACTTGCTTGTTCTGACACCTTTCTCAATAACATGGTGATATATTTTGCAGCCACGTTTTTGGCTGTCGGTTCCTTCATTGGCatcctttactcttactctaagatagtttcctccataTGTGagatctcatcagctcagggcaagtataaagcattttccacttGTGtatctcacctctcagttgtctccttattttattgcacAGTCCtgggagtgtaccttagctctgctgctccccagagctcccacgcaagtgcagtggcctcggtgatgtacacggtggtcatgcccatgctgaaccccttcatctacagcctgaggaacagagacataaaggaggCTCTGATGAGATTCTCTGGGCTGACAGCTCTAAAAGGGTCAATTGTCCTGTAG